Proteins from a genomic interval of Clostridium sp. 'deep sea':
- a CDS encoding flavodoxin domain-containing protein codes for MNKKVLVAYGSKRGSTAEIAEKIGERLKQKGFKIDVLDAGKVKDLTPYNKIILGSSVYIGFWHKKAVGFLKKNIASLEKLPVWLYICGPTSPGDPIEQINGRFYPKSLQPVIERIRPQEITCFGGKLVLKTLNPFEKWIVKNVKATEGDFRDWQAITSWADNL; via the coding sequence GTGAATAAAAAAGTATTAGTGGCTTATGGCTCAAAAAGAGGCTCAACTGCGGAGATTGCTGAAAAAATCGGTGAAAGACTCAAACAAAAAGGCTTTAAGATAGATGTGTTAGATGCTGGTAAAGTAAAAGATCTAACTCCATACAATAAAATTATTCTCGGCAGTTCGGTTTATATTGGTTTTTGGCATAAAAAAGCCGTAGGTTTTTTAAAGAAGAACATCGCATCACTGGAAAAATTGCCTGTTTGGCTTTATATCTGTGGCCCTACAAGTCCTGGAGATCCAATTGAACAAATAAACGGTCGCTTTTATCCTAAATCTTTACAACCGGTTATTGAACGTATACGTCCTCAAGAAATTACCTGCTTTGGTGGCAAACTGGTATTGAAAACGTTGAATCCTTTTGAAAAGTGGATTGTTAAAAATGTAAAAGCTACCGAAGGCGACTTTCGTGATTGGCAGGCAATCACATCCTGGGCAGATAATCTGTAA
- a CDS encoding YafY family protein, with protein MKIDRLVSIIMILLDKERIGAQALADMFEVSPRTIYRDIDTINMAGIPVRSTSGVGGGFEIMQKYKIDRKVFSTADLSAILMGLSSLSNMIRGNELVNALAKVKSFIPADRAKDIELKANQIYIDLSPWMGNRNIQPYLEIIKTALQDSKLLSFEYADRYGNKTTRTAEPYQLVLKSSHWYWHGYCHKRNDFRLFKLSRISNLQIQEEIFTPRDYQNPQLDFSDIVATMQTKIKIRIHKSVMDRVLDYCTSEHFTPDGAEHYIVSFPFIENEYYYNILFSFGDKCECLEPLHIRAEMKRRIHDIAILYEN; from the coding sequence ATGAAAATAGACAGACTTGTTAGCATTATTATGATTCTTCTTGATAAAGAGCGGATAGGCGCACAGGCGTTAGCAGATATGTTTGAAGTTTCACCCCGCACAATCTACCGCGACATAGATACTATCAATATGGCGGGTATTCCTGTCCGCTCAACATCTGGAGTGGGTGGTGGCTTTGAAATTATGCAGAAATACAAGATTGATAGAAAGGTTTTTTCTACTGCTGACCTTTCTGCTATCTTAATGGGACTTTCTAGTCTATCCAACATGATACGAGGTAATGAACTGGTAAACGCTCTTGCGAAAGTCAAGAGTTTTATTCCTGCCGACAGGGCAAAAGACATTGAATTAAAAGCAAATCAAATATATATAGATTTAAGTCCGTGGATGGGCAACAGGAATATACAACCATACTTAGAAATTATCAAAACAGCTTTACAGGATAGCAAGCTGCTTTCGTTTGAATATGCAGACCGCTATGGAAATAAAACCACACGAACAGCAGAACCGTATCAGCTTGTATTGAAAAGTAGTCATTGGTACTGGCATGGCTATTGCCATAAAAGAAATGATTTTCGCTTATTTAAACTATCTCGTATATCAAACCTGCAAATACAAGAGGAAATATTTACGCCACGAGATTATCAAAATCCGCAGTTAGATTTTAGTGATATTGTGGCAACTATGCAAACAAAAATCAAAATTCGTATTCATAAATCTGTTATGGACAGGGTACTTGATTATTGCACTTCTGAACACTTTACGCCAGATGGTGCTGAGCATTACATTGTTAGTTTTCCTTTTATAGAGAACGAATACTACTACAATATTCTTTTCAGTTTTGGGGATAAATGCGAGTGTTTAGAACCGTTGCATATCCGTGCAGAAATGAAGCGTAGAATACATGATATAGCTATCTTATACGAAAACTAG